The genome window CAAAAGCTGACACCTTACTGTTGTCGGAAGACCACTGTATGCCTTTGGACGATTCTATACTGATCGGATAGTAGAGGGAGGTCGAATCTGAAGGACGGGGTAAAGTGAACAGGATTTTCGATCCAACCAGCTGGAGGAAGCAGGCTACGCGTGgtggtcgagtcgagtcaTCTCTTCTCGCGTATATGCAGGCTTGCATGCAACCTGGCAGCTCGCCAACCGTGGATGGAACGACTAACGCTCGCCTCAACTGGCACGTGAGATTAATTCGAGCCTTGACGCAGAGCTATCTTGCACACCCACCCGTGCCGCTTCCACACAAACTACCTGTACACTCGTGATAAAGCTGGCATCACCGACAATGACTGACTTATATAGAGATGCAAAGCCGAGCTAGGGGCAAGGTCAAGGCGGGATCGCAACCTTCGATCGTGTCTTTGAGGAAGACGAAGGCTTGTGTGGCTGCATGCATGCTTCATTGCAGGGAACCATGTGCAGGATGACTCGACTTTCCGAAGAAGGTTTTTTTTAAATATTTTTTTGGTATTtgcttcggctgctttCAGCTTAGCTGGTTCTGGCACAAAATCGACGCTAAGAGCGACGACAAAGACTTGCTTGCACGATGGTGACGACGGCTGTGTCATTTCTGGACTGAGCAGTCACGCATACACGATATTACTTTGTCTGCCTCTGCAAAACAATCAAGGGATCATCGCTTTGCGATATACGATACAACACCGTTGGAAAAACCGTTGCTCTTTTTTCCCTCCCTTTGCTGACGACGTGGAAGTGAAAAGTTACAACCATTTTCCAGTCGCATTCTTCATGTCTGGCCGCCACTACAGTTGTGCCTCGATGGTGATCACAACTACAAGTCACGGCGATAATGCTTGCGTGCCGGCGTATCAACTTCACTGTGCCGGTTCTCGTTCCCATAACGAAGACACGTCAACAAGAATCGACGCCATCCGAGCAGCTGAGGATACCGACATGTACCTGCATTTGAGTAGCATAGTTACTTGATACTCACGCTTTGCCGGCGCTCTCGTCTCCGTCGATCCACAAAACGTGAATAGGTGAAAGTTGCTCTCCTTGTCGACGTGTCCATTCCAAGCTCGCTTCTCTCCCACGAACAGTGGATACCATTGTCAAGGCCCCTCATCATTCCTCGGGGGTTCCGTGAAGATACCCGCAACCCAAGCGCCAGCCTGACAACCACGGCGTGCGGCATCTCTGGTCACTTTAGCACAGCAGGTTGTGGCGCACCCTTCcgtggatcgtgattcgtgattgaatcgtgaatgtttaATCCAGGTTGTGCAGGGAAATTTACTAAACCGACGCCAAACAGCTTTGGCCGCTCTTTTCACCGGAGCATGCACGAGGGCTTGCGATCCTCGAAAAGATTAGTGATTGTTGCCGCTGCTTGGATCGCCTCGCTTCTGCCACTGGTTGGCATTCACCTCACTGTGGGGACCAACAAGAGGACAGCTTCAATTCTGCGCCCACTCCCCTGATCCTGGAACTCCATATCCCTTTTGTTGTGGGCAAAGAGACATGAAGCAGAGCGAGCATGCTTGATCCAGAAAAACCCTAGTTTCTCAATCAGCAATCAGCAATACGCAATATGCAATATACACACCGTTGGCTCTGAGTTTCAGTGCAAAAGCGGAGTGAAAGATGATGAGGGCGTCTGTGGGAAAAAAGCGCCCAAGCAAAGCTTGTTCCAAGTGTGAGTTCGACCGAGCTGGACTCGGTtcaccaatcgtgagtgttggtgtACCGCATCACGCGCCCCTCCCGCTCCTCGCCAAATTTGAATCGCACCCTCAATTTTCGAGGCAGTCCACCAGTCTTTCCAAAGCGGAACCTATCTTGTATTTAGGGCGAAAAGACAGTGTCCTCCTCCCTATTCAAAAGCTCTTTGGACACTGCTCGTATGCTTGGTCATTCGTTTTTCTTCCCATCCTCACTCTTGACACTGCTCTCGTACCTCTTTTGGTTCGCCTCACCTTCCCGTCGCTCGTCATTCCCGTCGACTCTCTCTACTGCTGCCCCCAGCTGCCTTCAGCTGCCTGTCCCCTTATATTCAAGCCTGTTTCCCACATCACCAAAGGCCATCCTCCCATCTTCGCGATACTCTCCAACCAACTCCATCTCAATTGTCCATTTTTCCCTCAGGAACAATCTTCTGTTTACGGACTCGCCGTAATACTCTAACTTTGCCTACAACTATCGCCCTGtgcgatctcgacgattTCCTACAGCTGCTTTATCACCACTGACCACGTAGCTGGCCCACCATGTTCTTCTAAACGGTCTCCCCGTCTAGACTCGCTCGATTCTTTCTCGTTACAAAACGAAGAAAGGACAGACTCCCTAACCTCTCCGTTACAGCCTCTCCCCCCTTCCACCACTTCCACATTGTTACCCAATCTCCCTTCCGGGTTGATTTCTACGTTGTCTTCTTTTAACAACATCTCCAACGTCAATCTGACAGCTCCTACCAAGCTGTCCTCTACTTCGCCATCATGGTTTTCCCCACTCCCCAGTGCATGCCTCGCCTCGGCCAACAACAATCTTCAAGCCAACAACCAGTCTTCCAACAGTCACTCGAACAGTGTCAAAACACCCTTTTTGAAAAGTGTCTACCACCCGACCAACGATAGTGCCTCTGCTTCAAGCATCTCTCTTTTGAATTTCGACACCACTTCACACAGCACccctgttgctgctgttgctgctgccaccaaACCAATCTCTCTGCGAGCTCACCTCGAAGCCGCCATCTCAAACCCTTCATCTACGTCTGCGCAAGCCAACTTGCTGAAGCAGCTTCAGTCTACCCTGGCTGCCATCCGTCCCTTGTCCAAATCTCAAGCCGTCGCTGCTACATCTAACTCTAGCTCCAGCTCGGCCCATCCGACCACGCCTGCTGCCCAGCCTACGTTTGCTAGAGTACCTAGCATCactcctgctgctgttgcttctgctttagctgctgccgctggACGTCGTCACACTCTGCCTTCTAACCccgttgctgcttctgaAGCCACTAACACCAACGTGTCTATGGCTCAGACTCAACGTCTAGAACAGATCCAAAACTATCGACAGCTCATCGCCCAGCTCAACGCCACGATGCCTGCTTCTGCTGATAGCACAGTCCCGATGCTGCCTTTCGGGGCGTCTTTTGCGGACTCTGCCAAGACCGTAGGAACCGGTCTCAACGCCGCTTCCTTCGGTCTCAACCCCATGTCTGCTGATGACCCTTCGTGGATCGGACACGGATTCCAGGCCCAGGCCGCTGTCGACTTCCTCTCTTCCCCAGAGTGGACTGACCCGTCGCCTGCGCTGACCGACTCGATGTCTTTCGAGATCGACTCTTGCGGCCCCAgcccgctgctgcctctggATGGCTACGAGGATGATCTCGGAGTGCCCGGTATCGCCGGCGCTCCCCTCTTCCCTCCTCAGGATGGATACGCCTCGTCCAACGTGAGCCCGCTTGAGCCCGCTCACAACGACTTTGGCTCCTCCACCGTTGGTGATTTTGGTGCCCCTGAAATGGGCTCTGACTTTACCCTGTTTCCTGAGACCAGGCCTGCCAAGCTTCCCATTGAGATGGCGTTCAGCAAGCTGAACAAACCCGCGGCTGGCTCTGGCACCTCAAATGAAGATCCCGCTATGACGCTTCTACGAGCCCTGAGCAGTGCTGCGCtctccgcctcgtcgagtACCGCCAGTGTTGCTGTTtccaacaacagcagcacctcggTCGCTGCGTCTTCGACTCCAGTACTCACTGCTTCGCCACTAGCATTTACTTCAATGGGCGCTCCCCAGGCTCTCGCTCCTTCGAGCACCGAGGCGACCCCTCCTGCTCTGCAACGAACGAGTTTGTCGCTgtcatcgtcttctgcCCCGGTGGCCACTAGTGAATCCCGAGGCACAAAGCGACGCATGGAATCGACGGACCTTCTGCCTCTGGATGCTCCCATCCAAAAGCGTACCTACTACACAGTCTCTGCCACTTCCCGACGTGACACTGCTCGCGCCGCCGAAGTGGACGAGTttgccgaggaggaggctgCCATTCGACGCGAGAAGGACCCTCGTGTTGCCAAGCGTCTTTCGAACACGCTGGccgctcgacgatctcgacacCGTAAGGCGGAAGAGCTTCGTCTGCTCAACGAGAAGATCGAAGCTCTCACCTCTGAGGTTGAGTCGTGGAAGCGACGTTGCGAACAGGCCGAGAAGGAGAGGAACGACGCGCTGGCACTGCTGTCTTAGTTTGACAGCAGCGATCTCGCTTTGCCTGTCTTGTCCTTGTACTTGTATCGTTATTCCTTCGGCGGCTCTCATGCCTTTGCCTCCCAAAAGGTTTCGCACCCTCTCAGTGTTGACCCAGAACGTTTTCCGTAGTATCCGTCGTCGTATTATCTATGCTCCACGTCGCCTATTTATGCTCCTACTTCGCCATGTCTCGTTTGCCTGCAACCCAAAAATCTATTAAAAAATAAATGTCAATACGAATGAATCCAGATCTTGTTCGAGCCTCGACTGTTATCCTGCGCTTGAAGTGAAGTGGCGATTGTGAAGGAAAACGTGAACACTTGTTTTCCCATGGCGGTCATGAACGAGATGTGACACGTGACCGTAAATATAGCAATTCGATGTTACACCGGCACTGGAAATTAGTTGCACGACTAACCCTCACGCCTGTCCGTTGGCACGTGACAACGAAGAAACATGCTAGGTGTGAAGGACTGGAAATTAGTCAGCTTGAGAGGTGACTGGGAAGAGAGAAGTCGGTGGAAATCGTAAAGGTTGACGAGCCCATTTTTCTCCGTGCTTATACGGTACAGTCGGTCCTCCACACGATAGTGGGCGGAAGGTTAGGTGCTTGCGTTTGCTCTTCCATCGTCAACGACAAACGCATTCGAACGCTCGACATACCTTTGGCAGTTGACGTAAAAATGTCGGCGGTTTTCAGACAGAGTCTTGGGTTGCTTGTAAGTGCGGTCGCCGCCGCAATTGGTTCTGAATGATATGCGGGACGCTTCACTGACCACCTTGCTTTGACGTTGTATTTGTGCTGCTACAGCGATCAGCGCCAGCACGTGGGTCGTTGCTCTGCAACCCGACGCGTGCATGCTTCACTCCAACCTATACATCCCTCACACGGCTTCTATCCACGGAGGCGCgcgccaagatcgactCGGCGGTGAAATCCAACCCGCTGGTCATCTTCATGAAGGGAACACCCGACATGCCCATGTGTGGCTTCAGCCGCGCCGTCATCCAAGTGATGCAGGTTCAAGGCGTAAAAcccgagctgctcaaaaCTTTCAACTGTCTCGAAGACCAGGAACTGCGTGAAGGCATCAAAGAGTACTCGGACTGGCCCACCATCCCACAAGTTTACGTCGATGGCGAATTCGTCGGCGGCTGCGACATCGTGATCAACATGCACCAGAGCGGAGAGTTGGAAGATCTCTTAGAGAAGAACGGCCTTTTACTGCCTCTGAATGAGGAGGCTGCAAAAGCGCAGGCTTGAAACAAGCAAGATACGCCCGCAGTTCTCATGACACTCACTTAGGGTTACTGTCTCGATGGTCACTGATTTCGCTCAAATGCCAGATAACAAACTTGTTGCAGTGCAGAGCAGATAGGGTCGGATATGAAAGAGTCAGACTAAGCGGTCACACTGCATATGAGCGCGATGTACGACGCTTCCAGCGCCAAACCGTGACCTTGAATATGCAGAAATGTCATGATAGCGTCgccacacacacacacacacacacaccacGGTGTCGACTAGGTTTGCTTTAACCACACCACTATTGTTCAAACAAGCACGCATCGTGTCGGGATGAGCTCCATGCAGTGAGACGCATTGAACGTGATGCTGGCTGATCTACATCTCGATGCCAGCCTGAGCCAAGGCGACGGTCATCTCGGCATCCAAGTAGCTGGCTACAGCAACGTTCTCGGGCAAACCCtttctccttctcgtcTTGACCACAAAGTCCTTGGCCAATCCGAGCATGGGAGCCGGTTCCAACGGGCGCAGTTTTACACTGCTATCTATCGGATTGCCCGGTACGATACTCCAGTGGCTGAAGAACATCATCGCGAACGCTTGGCCCTGGGTTGCAATGCGCAGGTCGGTTTCAAAGCCATTGGCGTCGATTACTGGAATGTACGCTTGCACCGTATACAGCGTCGAGCCAGGTTTCGGAGTATCTTTGACAACGTGGCCACGACGTTTGGCAAGCAACGTATACACGGCGGCGACACCAGTGGCCGTAGTTTGTACCTCCACTTCGTAGATCGGCTCCATGAGTCTCGGCGTCGCCATCAACAGCGCCGCGTAGCAGGCACGGCGCGCAGTGGGGATGATTTGGCCTCCACCACGGTGAATCGGCTCGTGCGCTAGTGTTGCATCGAGAATGCGGAATTTCACGTTGCGCATCGGCTCGTCCGCCAACGGTCCTTCTCGACATCCCCATTGGAATCCCTGGGTGATACTCTCCTTCACCGCATACAGCAACTTCTTGTCCACCTCCGAAGGCAAGGTGTCGTCGACAAGAACGTTCGCTCCCCGTTCATCCGGTCCAAAAGCCCACACACTTCGACTCGCCAGCAGATCCCACCCGTACTTCTCTTGCAGCACCTTGCCCAACTGCTTGGGAGGCATCTTGATATCCAACAACCCAGATTCAATGTCTTCAGCAACCCCTTTTTCCAAAGGTTCGCAGATGATCGTcagcttgttcttcttgtttggcgtcgatgcgtAGCATTTCACAGAAGACGTCTCTACCACCGTTTCGCAGAAGCGCGCCACTGGATCTGAAACGCGaatctcgatctcggaaAAGAGCACTCGCAGATCGTGCAGCACACAGTCGAGGTACAGTTCACCAGTACCCATGATGACGTGTTCCCCCGACTCTTCCACTTTCGTCACCGCCAGTGGATAACTCTTGTTGATGCGACGGAGGCcttcgagcatctttgGTAGTTCTGAGGGGTTTAAAGGTTCGACCGAGACTTTGAGCACGGATTGCGTCATGTGTTCAATCGGGGCAAAGATGGAAACGTCTTCGGTGGCGAGCGACGCATCGACAATCGTGCCAGTTTTGGAAAGAGACGCATCGATACCCGAGAGCAAAACCCAATTGCCAGCGGGAACACCGTCTGTCGGCACAACATAGCGCGTCTCATAGACGCCGACGGTTTGGATTGTGGCGAGTACCATatcttcctcgtcgtcttgcgaGAATGCTTCTCCAAGCACTTTGACTCGCATCCCTGGACGTGCTGTGCCCGCCATGACACGTCCGAACGCGCGAAACTCTTGCGCGTCGATGGTTTGATAGAGTTTGGATACATGGATTACGAGTGACGCGTCAGCATCGCAGGCTGCCATAGCTTCGTAGATCGCTCCCGCTCGAGGACCTGTATAGCACTTTTCGAGCTTTTTGACCGCTGCATCTTTGGGAGAAGGAATGTTGTCGACCACCAGATCGACCAGTCCTTGCGATGGACCAAAGAATTGGTTGAGCACGATCTTGAGCAAAGGTCGCACATCCACCTTGAACACTGCTGGTTTCAGACGAATTCGCAGCTCGGCTAATGTCCTCTTGAGCGTGTGAGTGTCGGAAGACAGCACAGCCGAGTAGATCTTGTACAGCGGCTCCAAGATAAAATGCACAAACGACCTCTTGCTCTCTGCATCTGGCGCCTTCCTCGAAAAGTTGCGCGATTCCGCATTGTAGTAGATGTTTCCCCACAGTCTTTGGGCAAAAGCGTCcacgtcgatgctggcgcCATACGTCTCTGCGTAAAGTTTGGCAAAGCTGCGCAGCGTGAAGCAATAGCCCATCTGCGTTGAGGCAAAGGCAACATTGCCCCGTTCGGGTCCCAGACGAAGCGCAGGATTGGCGTCAAAGGAAGCGATGCAGTTGTTGACCTCTTGGATGGCATGCCGAATCTTGTAGTATGCTTCGTTGGGGGGAAGTCGGAGTTCCAGCACGAGacggtc of Mycosarcoma maydis chromosome 7, whole genome shotgun sequence contains these proteins:
- a CDS encoding putative glutaredoxin, encoding MSAVFRQSLGLLRSAPARGSLLCNPTRACFTPTYTSLTRLLSTEARAKIDSAVKSNPLVIFMKGTPDMPMCGFSRAVIQVMQVQGVKPELLKTFNCLEDQELREGIKEYSDWPTIPQVYVDGEFVGGCDIVINMHQSGELEDLLEKNGLLLPLNEEAAKAQA
- a CDS encoding putative ribosomal elongation factor EF-2, whose translation is MDDYDEFGNYIGPLSDSELGSDDDHSQGYGQDPPPSLEQPAPLEGYDDGEDDDERLANMELDEDGNIVPQHALIRVDEAASNAVVLHEDKQYYPSASEVYGEDVETMVQEEDAQPLSVPIVEPIKVRRFAVQEQGLPETRFDRGFLSSLMGFPDMVRNVAVVGHLHHGKTSLLDTLVYETHKIEVDMDTHLRYTDAHLLERDRGISIKSAPLSLVLEGTKRKSYLLNLIDTPGHTNFQDEVAAACRLADGVVLVVDVIEGVMCNTVQIIRHCILQQLPIVLVLNKLDRLVLELRLPPNEAYYKIRHAIQEVNNCIASFDANPALRLGPERGNVAFASTQMGYCFTLRSFAKLYAETYGASIDVDAFAQRLWGNIYYNAESRNFSRKAPDAESKRSFVHFILEPLYKIYSAVLSSDTHTLKRTLAELRIRLKPAVFKVDVRPLLKIVLNQFFGPSQGLVDLVVDNIPSPKDAAVKKLEKCYTGPRAGAIYEAMAACDADASLVIHVSKLYQTIDAQEFRAFGRVMAGTARPGMRVKVLGEAFSQDDEEDMVLATIQTVGVYETRYVVPTDGVPAGNWVLLSGIDASLSKTGTIVDASLATEDVSIFAPIEHMTQSVLKVSVEPLNPSELPKMLEGLRRINKSYPLAVTKVEESGEHVIMGTGELYLDCVLHDLRVLFSEIEIRVSDPVARFCETVVETSSVKCYASTPNKKNKLTIICEPLEKGVAEDIESGLLDIKMPPKQLGKVLQEKYGWDLLASRSVWAFGPDERGANVLVDDTLPSEVDKKLLYAVKESITQGFQWGCREGPLADEPMRNVKFRILDATLAHEPIHRGGGQIIPTARRACYAALLMATPRLMEPIYEVEVQTTATGVAAVYTLLAKRRGHVVKDTPKPGSTLYTVQAYIPVIDANGFETDLRIATQGQAFAMMFFSHWSIVPGNPIDSSVKLRPLEPAPMLGLAKDFVVKTRRRKGLPENVAVASYLDAEMTVALAQAGIEM